A stretch of the Vulcanisaeta souniana JCM 11219 genome encodes the following:
- a CDS encoding thiolase domain-containing protein — protein sequence MSRVAIIGIGWYGFRPAVEEVSFREMMFEAAARAYEDAGGLNPRTDVDAFASCQEDFWEGIAIADEFAPEPIGGTLKPVFTTTGDGLQCIANAYMMIKTGQMDVVVAESHAKPSDITNIHDIMLFAMDPLTVRSINMPNYHALAALEAQVYIVRHNVPKEALAYVVTKDKRNALHNERASYGANVTIDEVLGSPYVVSPLTKLDIAPFVDASVVVVLASEDVARKYTDTPIWIDGIHWVTEEPSLEFHNWEFPVHAMRAAEAAYKMAGIQDPIKELHFAEVDSRYSFKELQFIEALKLAPIGEAHKLLLEGAFDRDGLFPVNPSGGALGEGVPLEVHGLARLVDAVLQLRGEAGRMQLSRAERAVIHSWRGLPTTTSVVAVLSR from the coding sequence ATGTCGAGGGTTGCAATTATTGGGATTGGTTGGTATGGGTTTAGGCCTGCTGTTGAGGAAGTATCATTTAGAGAAATGATGTTTGAAGCCGCTGCCCGCGCATATGAGGATGCAGGTGGTTTAAATCCAAGGACTGACGTTGATGCCTTCGCCAGTTGCCAGGAAGACTTCTGGGAGGGAATCGCCATAGCCGATGAATTCGCCCCAGAACCAATTGGTGGCACCTTAAAGCCAGTATTCACGACAACAGGTGATGGACTTCAATGCATAGCCAATGCCTACATGATGATTAAGACTGGGCAAATGGACGTGGTAGTAGCTGAATCTCACGCAAAACCAAGTGACATAACCAATATTCATGACATAATGCTGTTCGCCATGGACCCATTAACCGTGAGATCAATAAACATGCCGAACTACCACGCATTGGCAGCATTGGAGGCCCAGGTATACATCGTACGGCATAACGTGCCTAAGGAGGCATTAGCCTACGTGGTAACTAAGGACAAGAGGAATGCCCTCCATAATGAGAGGGCTAGTTATGGTGCTAACGTAACAATTGACGAGGTCTTGGGTTCACCCTACGTGGTATCACCATTAACTAAGTTGGATATTGCACCCTTTGTGGATGCCTCAGTGGTTGTGGTGTTGGCCAGTGAGGATGTGGCCAGGAAGTACACAGACACGCCAATATGGATAGACGGCATACACTGGGTCACAGAGGAACCCTCACTTGAATTCCATAATTGGGAGTTCCCAGTTCATGCCATGAGGGCTGCCGAGGCAGCGTATAAAATGGCTGGTATTCAGGACCCGATTAAGGAGCTTCACTTCGCAGAGGTTGACTCAAGGTATAGCTTCAAGGAGTTACAATTCATAGAGGCGTTGAAACTTGCCCCAATCGGTGAGGCCCATAAACTGCTCCTTGAGGGTGCCTTTGATAGGGATGGATTATTCCCAGTAAATCCAAGTGGTGGTGCGCTTGGTGAGGGTGTCCCGCTCGAGGTTCACGGGCTTGCCAGGTTAGTTGATGCAGTGCTTCAATTAAGGGGCGAGGCTGGTAGGATGCAGTTGAGTAGGGCTGAGAGGGCTGTTATTCATTCATGGCGTGGCTTACCAACTACGACAAGTGTTGTTGCCGTGTTGAGTAGGTGA
- the rfbC gene encoding dTDP-4-dehydrorhamnose 3,5-epimerase yields the protein MPFKNFTRLEIPDVILVEPVFFHDNRGFFAELYKRTDFLTGGVPHDFVQVSLSKSRRGVIRGLHYQLKPMEQGKLVTVVRGKVVDVAVDIRRGSPWFGRYVMVELSAEKPRLLWVPPGFAHGFQALEDDTLFLYLQTKEYSPQHERCIAWNDPEIGIQWPVREGVIISEKDGKCPPLRQAETNFDYPI from the coding sequence ATGCCATTCAAGAATTTCACAAGGCTTGAGATCCCTGATGTGATACTAGTGGAACCCGTGTTTTTCCACGATAACAGGGGATTCTTCGCAGAGCTTTATAAGAGGACCGACTTCCTGACCGGTGGTGTACCCCACGATTTTGTACAGGTAAGTCTAAGCAAGTCCAGGCGCGGTGTTATTCGTGGACTCCATTATCAACTCAAACCCATGGAACAGGGCAAATTGGTCACAGTGGTTAGGGGTAAGGTTGTTGATGTGGCTGTGGACATCAGAAGGGGCTCTCCATGGTTCGGTAGGTATGTAATGGTCGAACTCTCGGCTGAAAAACCAAGGCTTCTCTGGGTGCCACCTGGCTTTGCCCATGGTTTTCAGGCCCTTGAGGATGACACGTTATTCCTATACCTACAGACCAAGGAGTATAGTCCGCAGCATGAAAGATGCATTGCATGGAATGATCCAGAGATCGGTATACAATGGCCAGTTAGGGAAGGCGTGATAATAAGTGAGAAAGATGGTAAATGCCCACCACTTAGGCAGGCGGAGACCAACTTCGACTACCCGATATGA
- a CDS encoding DUF655 domain-containing protein, with translation MVKREDYAFILDIIPPEQMLVKDPSLIKKGFPRNEAYAQAIGDQFFTLLELTLKPNTTAEVGERVYIGNGPRDKVNKIVRRISYEELTSEAKSALPEIVAKIVKTQEDRFIDFFNKAGPITLKMHSLELLKGIGKKTLWQILEERRKKPFKSFEDIKGRIGIDPEKLIIERILRELQGADQYRLFVG, from the coding sequence ATGGTTAAGAGGGAGGACTACGCCTTTATACTGGACATAATACCTCCGGAGCAAATGCTTGTTAAGGACCCATCCCTAATAAAGAAGGGGTTTCCTAGGAATGAAGCCTATGCGCAGGCAATTGGTGATCAATTCTTCACACTATTGGAGCTAACGCTAAAACCCAACACTACGGCGGAGGTGGGTGAAAGGGTTTATATCGGTAATGGCCCAAGGGACAAGGTAAATAAGATCGTTAGGAGAATTAGCTATGAAGAACTAACAAGTGAAGCCAAGAGTGCGCTTCCGGAAATCGTTGCTAAGATTGTGAAGACCCAGGAGGATAGGTTTATTGATTTCTTTAATAAAGCTGGTCCAATAACCCTAAAAATGCACAGCCTAGAGCTACTTAAGGGCATTGGCAAGAAGACACTTTGGCAAATACTCGAGGAGAGAAGAAAGAAACCCTTTAAGTCTTTCGAGGATATAAAGGGCAGGATCGGTATTGATCCCGAGAAACTAATCATTGAGAGAATACTGAGGGAATTACAGGGGGCTGATCAGTATAGACTATTCGTTGGTTAA
- a CDS encoding RNA polymerase Rpb4 family protein: MVKRIINAEDISTAEALRIIEDKVVNSGIGANDEVVNNTLDYLRRFLKVDLEKAKDLISELMKRFGLAKLTAIQIINIMPQTADELRILLGSEKREFSDQDIESILDLLRGSKQS, translated from the coding sequence GTGGTTAAACGTATTATTAATGCTGAGGACATTTCTACGGCTGAGGCACTAAGGATTATCGAGGATAAGGTAGTCAATAGTGGCATTGGTGCTAATGACGAAGTAGTAAATAATACGCTGGACTACCTAAGGAGGTTCTTAAAGGTGGATCTTGAGAAGGCGAAGGATTTAATCTCAGAACTGATGAAAAGGTTTGGACTTGCTAAATTAACTGCAATTCAAATAATCAACATAATGCCTCAAACAGCGGATGAACTCAGGATACTACTGGGAAGCGAGAAAAGGGAGTTCAGTGACCAAGACATTGAGAGCATACTTGACCTACTAAGGGGTAGTAAACAGTCCTGA
- a CDS encoding 50S ribosomal protein L22 has product MARIDWSVNAEDIIRRVKETYGASITEEQAVRALGYEYRISWKKAVEVARFIRGFTIKQAEEYLNNVIKMKTPIPIRRFTKKQAHHTTPWEGWPVAKWPINVAKAYLEVLKNLENNASYRGLNVDNVVIVHVAVHKGRKIKNYIQRAFGRSTPWFQDTVTIELAGAEIPEENVPRKLKLRPKTY; this is encoded by the coding sequence ATGGCTAGGATTGACTGGAGTGTTAATGCTGAGGACATCATTAGAAGGGTTAAGGAGACCTATGGGGCCAGCATCACTGAGGAGCAGGCAGTTAGGGCACTTGGTTATGAGTATAGGATTAGTTGGAAGAAGGCCGTTGAGGTTGCCAGGTTCATCAGGGGATTCACCATTAAGCAGGCCGAGGAGTACCTAAACAATGTCATTAAGATGAAGACACCAATACCAATAAGGAGGTTCACAAAGAAGCAGGCACACCACACAACACCCTGGGAGGGCTGGCCAGTGGCCAAGTGGCCCATTAATGTGGCTAAGGCCTACCTAGAGGTTCTTAAGAACCTCGAGAATAACGCGAGCTATAGAGGCCTTAATGTTGACAATGTGGTTATTGTGCACGTTGCTGTTCATAAGGGTCGTAAGATAAAGAATTACATACAAAGGGCCTTCGGCAGGTCAACGCCCTGGTTCCAGGACACAGTAACCATAGAATTAGCCGGTGCCGAGATACCCGAGGAGAATGTACCAAGGAAATTAAAGCTAAGACCAAAAACCTACTAA
- a CDS encoding A24 family peptidase, translating into MFSIYQVLAVDYVAVVITQLVASIQDLMTREISDWVWIIGSIICIPLGAYVALGLGQLLLYVIGVIVGSVFALLAYWLRAMGGADSKSIAFISASIPTITAPNMALTVINITPLSILVNSLIIALIIYIPYNIMQNIRYGSKCEALTRVKGISKIIYLLTLMCVPAHRVIKNPNNYAISQELTGSEFQPVIRLGLDVDDPREPLLEWLSRGRISISTPVLVSYHIPFIVPITLGLLMYLVIHTNFLTIILASL; encoded by the coding sequence ATGTTCAGTATATATCAAGTGCTTGCAGTGGATTACGTGGCTGTCGTAATAACTCAACTGGTGGCTTCCATTCAGGACTTGATGACGAGGGAGATCAGTGATTGGGTGTGGATCATTGGCTCAATAATATGCATACCACTAGGCGCCTATGTAGCGTTAGGGCTGGGTCAATTACTTTTATACGTAATTGGCGTGATCGTTGGCTCCGTATTTGCACTATTGGCCTATTGGTTGAGGGCAATGGGCGGTGCGGACTCTAAGTCCATAGCTTTCATTTCAGCGTCAATACCAACAATCACGGCACCAAACATGGCGCTAACCGTGATAAACATAACGCCACTATCCATATTAGTGAATTCACTGATAATCGCCCTAATAATCTACATACCCTACAATATAATGCAGAACATTAGGTACGGCAGCAAGTGCGAAGCATTAACTAGGGTTAAGGGCATTAGCAAAATAATTTACCTACTAACGCTCATGTGCGTACCTGCACATAGGGTGATCAAGAACCCTAACAATTATGCAATATCTCAGGAACTCACTGGGAGTGAGTTCCAGCCCGTGATCAGGCTCGGCCTTGACGTGGATGACCCAAGGGAACCACTGCTTGAATGGCTCTCCAGGGGTAGGATCAGTATTAGTACGCCGGTCCTTGTGTCATACCATATACCATTCATAGTGCCAATAACCCTTGGACTACTGATGTACCTAGTAATTCATACAAACTTCCTCACGATTATACTGGCGTCACTGTGA
- a CDS encoding translation initiation factor IF-5A, translating into MSTKPTEAGSVKEGSYLMIDGEPCKIVEVEKSKTGKHGSAKVRIVGIGVFDNVKRTLIVPADAQVEVPIIEKFVAQVVAKVGDSWQLMDLRNYTTFEVPQNQIEGDLGEKIEPGIEVEVWDIAGRRKIVRVR; encoded by the coding sequence ATGTCAACGAAACCAACAGAGGCAGGTTCTGTGAAGGAGGGCAGTTACTTAATGATTGATGGAGAACCATGCAAGATAGTTGAGGTTGAAAAAAGCAAGACCGGCAAGCACGGATCCGCCAAGGTCAGGATAGTGGGTATTGGTGTGTTTGATAATGTGAAAAGAACCCTAATAGTGCCTGCGGATGCCCAGGTCGAGGTACCGATAATTGAGAAGTTCGTCGCCCAAGTCGTGGCTAAGGTCGGTGATTCCTGGCAACTAATGGACCTGAGGAACTACACCACGTTCGAGGTGCCCCAGAACCAAATCGAGGGTGACCTAGGTGAGAAGATCGAGCCTGGCATTGAGGTTGAAGTTTGGGACATCGCCGGACGAAGGAAGATCGTTAGGGTTAGGTAG
- a CDS encoding secondary thiamine-phosphate synthase enzyme YjbQ produces MKVITKDMTISSKGRREVINITSHIEDFVKGTGIRNGLVLVFLPHATAAIFANEDEPRIRVDYENLFEKLVPANGNYLHNEIDDNGDAHLLTAIFKQFYVLPIINGELRRGTWQEVFLVDFDGPRVRNIVLVAIGE; encoded by the coding sequence GTGAAGGTAATAACGAAGGACATGACCATAAGCAGCAAGGGAAGGAGGGAGGTCATAAACATAACAAGCCATATAGAGGACTTCGTAAAGGGAACAGGAATAAGGAATGGTCTGGTACTTGTATTCCTGCCACATGCGACAGCCGCGATTTTCGCCAACGAAGATGAACCAAGAATTAGAGTAGACTATGAGAACTTGTTCGAGAAATTAGTCCCCGCTAACGGCAATTATCTTCACAATGAGATTGATGATAATGGAGATGCCCACCTACTAACGGCTATCTTTAAGCAATTCTACGTACTGCCAATAATCAATGGCGAGCTAAGGAGGGGTACTTGGCAGGAGGTCTTCTTGGTTGATTTCGATGGGCCTAGGGTTAGGAACATAGTCCTGGTCGCTATTGGGGAGTAG
- the hisS gene encoding histidine--tRNA ligase: MVFDDKDLRPVRGMRDLTPEEYYPMLQVFDKLARIAESFGYLRIETPALEYYEILKAKAGEDVINEIYYFKDKAGREVGLRFDMTVPVARVVSYRVDVPKPIRWYYITKVWRYDEPQHGRYREFHQFGIEFLGTSSVRADAEVLAVGVESLRAIDIGDFRIRINDRRVIDQLLSKIGVTNEVKPSVLRIMDKRGKVTEDELLRMLRDLGLNNDASQEILRLANTSETLDKAIDSFRELGVGEEFIKYHSELIEYLDMYGVRNYMDLDMGIVRGLDYYTGIVFEMYVPDYKLSVGGGGRYDNLIEIYSGKLMPASGFAMGIERLLEVLEQRGTLKRGTPQIDYYIYVVSNEVSHLSLGYKLMRSLRANGSKVVIDTGEKSLRSALEYASKINVKYFVIVGPREISQGVVKVRDMSNWSERDIPLSEFGLNT, from the coding sequence GTGGTATTTGACGATAAGGACCTAAGGCCTGTTAGGGGGATGAGGGACTTAACGCCTGAGGAGTATTACCCAATGTTGCAGGTTTTTGATAAGTTGGCTAGGATCGCCGAGTCCTTTGGTTACCTAAGGATTGAGACACCGGCTCTGGAGTATTACGAGATACTTAAGGCCAAGGCTGGTGAGGACGTAATTAACGAGATTTATTACTTCAAGGATAAGGCTGGTAGGGAGGTTGGGCTTAGGTTCGACATGACAGTCCCAGTGGCCAGGGTCGTCTCGTACAGGGTTGACGTACCAAAACCGATTAGGTGGTATTACATTACGAAGGTTTGGCGTTACGACGAGCCGCAGCACGGTAGGTATAGGGAATTTCATCAATTTGGTATTGAATTCCTCGGTACATCCAGTGTTAGGGCTGATGCTGAGGTACTTGCGGTGGGTGTTGAGTCGCTTAGGGCGATTGATATTGGTGACTTTAGGATAAGGATAAATGATAGGAGGGTTATTGATCAATTACTAAGTAAAATCGGCGTAACTAATGAAGTAAAGCCCAGCGTCCTGAGAATCATGGATAAGAGGGGCAAGGTTACTGAGGATGAATTACTGAGGATGCTAAGGGATTTGGGCTTGAATAATGATGCTTCCCAGGAAATACTTAGGTTGGCGAATACCAGTGAGACCCTTGACAAGGCCATTGATTCATTTAGGGAGCTCGGGGTTGGTGAGGAATTCATTAAGTACCACAGTGAGTTAATTGAGTATCTTGACATGTACGGTGTGCGTAATTACATGGACCTGGACATGGGGATAGTTAGGGGCTTGGATTACTACACAGGTATTGTCTTCGAGATGTATGTACCAGATTACAAATTATCAGTGGGTGGTGGCGGTAGGTACGACAACCTAATAGAGATCTATAGTGGTAAACTAATGCCTGCCTCAGGCTTTGCCATGGGCATAGAGAGATTACTGGAGGTCCTTGAACAAAGAGGGACACTTAAACGCGGCACTCCACAAATTGATTATTACATATACGTAGTGAGCAACGAAGTGAGCCACCTATCCCTTGGTTATAAATTAATGAGAAGCCTAAGGGCAAATGGGAGTAAGGTTGTTATTGATACCGGTGAGAAGAGCCTGAGGAGCGCCCTTGAGTATGCGTCTAAGATAAATGTAAAGTACTTCGTGATAGTAGGCCCTAGGGAAATCTCGCAGGGCGTTGTTAAGGTTAGGGACATGAGTAACTGGAGCGAGAGGGACATACCCCTCTCTGAATTCGGTCTCAATACATAA
- a CDS encoding roadblock/LC7 domain-containing protein, translating into MEKTSETLNKIAQDFITTTVNIGGVYIASLDGLLIAHASKISTDPDRVAAMVASLSAVGDRVSKELLSEETTHVIVQSRTGYIIIKRHGDLVFGVLVQGNDDSTIGLTMLELERLIGIISKQTK; encoded by the coding sequence ATGGAGAAGACAAGTGAAACATTAAATAAAATTGCCCAGGATTTTATAACCACCACCGTGAACATCGGTGGTGTCTACATAGCGTCACTTGATGGGTTACTAATTGCACATGCATCAAAGATAAGCACGGACCCTGACAGAGTGGCTGCTATGGTGGCTTCCCTAAGCGCCGTTGGGGATAGGGTCAGTAAGGAATTGCTTAGTGAAGAAACGACCCACGTAATTGTTCAATCACGCACAGGATACATAATAATTAAGAGGCATGGCGATCTGGTATTCGGTGTCCTCGTCCAGGGCAATGACGACTCAACAATAGGTCTAACAATGCTCGAGCTCGAGAGATTGATAGGCATAATTAGCAAGCAAACGAAGTAA
- a CDS encoding ArsR family transcriptional regulator, which yields MNTVVKPEIVVTLSNKERMMPTYDSEYVLMRDRDFSVILDNVNLSIILAIINGYDRFAQIMKKTGLQRGKLSRHLRRLLGTGWVIKSGSRYLPSGHIYVVYEVQDINGQIMLTLSTNKGAFIDPIYGLLVINGEPLSNYCASCPLRQTCVNNVKSLARKYGAELRGGEPSEAYVELFRELIRRDLIRKLRSGWRLIIKR from the coding sequence ATGAATACAGTAGTTAAGCCTGAGATTGTGGTGACGTTAAGCAATAAGGAGAGGATGATGCCTACTTACGATAGCGAATACGTACTAATGAGGGATCGGGACTTTAGTGTCATACTGGACAATGTAAACCTCAGTATAATACTTGCCATAATAAATGGTTATGACCGCTTTGCCCAAATAATGAAGAAGACAGGCCTACAGAGAGGTAAGTTATCAAGACACCTAAGGAGGTTACTGGGTACTGGGTGGGTCATTAAGAGCGGAAGCAGGTACTTACCCAGCGGGCATATATACGTGGTTTATGAGGTACAGGACATAAACGGGCAAATAATGCTAACCCTATCAACAAACAAGGGCGCCTTCATAGACCCAATCTACGGATTACTGGTAATCAATGGTGAGCCACTAAGCAATTACTGCGCCTCATGCCCGCTTAGACAGACCTGCGTTAATAATGTTAAGTCCCTGGCCCGTAAGTACGGCGCTGAGTTAAGGGGTGGTGAACCAAGTGAGGCATACGTGGAGTTATTCAGGGAGTTAATCAGGAGGGATCTAATCAGGAAGCTGAGGAGTGGGTGGAGGTTGATTATCAAGAGGTAA
- a CDS encoding tRNA pseudouridine(55) synthase, whose translation MSLEKAMDILRKYPLCDHCLGRLFARLGTGLSNEERGRAIKDYLLMRIHEKIISEGLSDELINDLRVLALSGHEPSIKFLRNLSIEVSPTTCYVCGNSIFNRLDEWARNIAESLKSLGVEYRSFRLGSRVPIDVLSRELNITTEFNISSSESIKRELNRELGKRVSSILGVQFSREEPDVETIIDIATGSVTTQVMPIYILTRYRKVHRVVGDRENTRWPIDRVVQAYGAQEAIVHAGGDDPSAARVLGNGRPVVIQVIRPGKRLDIKDISPLLMDPNYDVQLEEPSYVKSSIIMKMKARVRDYVITYRVLAIADDNVTNEAMITLHDYFRNRQVAQRIRHGRRIRRRISMVYELNGSVVRGRLVEFLIKCQGNLYIRGFVHGGFGDVEPSIAGVLGIGVKPVEIDILNITD comes from the coding sequence ATGAGCCTCGAAAAGGCCATGGACATACTGAGGAAGTACCCACTTTGTGACCACTGCCTTGGCAGGTTATTCGCCAGGTTGGGTACTGGGCTTAGTAATGAGGAGAGGGGTAGGGCGATTAAGGATTACTTATTGATGAGAATTCATGAGAAAATAATAAGCGAGGGTTTAAGTGATGAACTGATTAATGATTTGAGGGTATTAGCCCTAAGTGGGCATGAACCGAGCATAAAATTCCTGAGGAACCTCAGTATCGAGGTTTCCCCAACTACGTGCTATGTGTGTGGGAATTCCATTTTTAATAGGCTTGATGAGTGGGCAAGGAATATCGCAGAGAGTCTGAAGTCTCTGGGTGTTGAGTATAGGTCGTTTAGGCTTGGTAGTAGGGTACCCATTGATGTGTTGAGTAGGGAATTGAACATAACCACGGAATTTAATATATCCAGCTCTGAATCCATTAAGCGTGAATTGAATAGGGAGCTGGGCAAGAGGGTTTCTTCAATACTCGGTGTTCAATTTAGTAGGGAGGAACCTGATGTGGAGACCATAATTGACATAGCCACGGGCTCCGTAACAACACAGGTAATGCCAATCTACATACTTACTAGGTATAGGAAGGTCCATAGAGTGGTTGGCGATAGGGAGAACACTAGGTGGCCCATTGACCGCGTAGTTCAGGCATACGGCGCACAGGAAGCTATAGTGCACGCGGGTGGTGACGATCCAAGTGCCGCCAGGGTTCTCGGTAACGGTAGACCAGTGGTAATTCAAGTAATTAGACCAGGAAAAAGACTGGATATTAAGGACATTAGCCCGTTACTAATGGATCCAAACTACGATGTGCAGCTTGAGGAGCCCTCGTATGTTAAGAGCTCCATCATAATGAAGATGAAGGCTAGGGTTAGGGATTATGTAATTACGTATAGGGTTCTCGCCATTGCCGATGATAATGTCACGAATGAAGCCATGATAACACTTCATGACTACTTTAGGAATAGGCAGGTTGCCCAGAGGATTAGGCATGGACGTAGGATTAGGAGGAGGATTAGTATGGTTTATGAACTTAATGGTAGTGTTGTTAGGGGTAGACTCGTGGAGTTCCTAATTAAGTGCCAGGGCAACCTGTACATTAGGGGCTTTGTGCATGGTGGTTTTGGCGATGTTGAACCAAGTATAGCCGGTGTATTAGGTATTGGTGTTAAGCCAGTGGAAATAGACATACTCAACATAACTGACTAG
- a CDS encoding NAD(+)/NADH kinase, with product MRVIMYVGKYEDYALAKLVVNKLSNGGIETLAARDLEVKNMGIPKWDGSTSIDMAMVIGGDGTVLRFIHEMGNPTNMPILHIGTGRVNYLSDVSARELPQVLDKIIKGEYIIEERITLKAISADFECVALNEVLVKGVDPGHLINVTVVEDSGEEIMRARMDGVIIATPTGSTAYALAAGGPVIDNRLTTKLIVPLAPFSRALVPIVHPFDIPIKVLTSEVAHILCDGTVAQRGAEIRIMPCDRRIKFVRTRQYRMYDRLLRRLFIP from the coding sequence ATGAGGGTTATAATGTATGTTGGAAAGTACGAGGATTATGCATTGGCCAAGTTAGTAGTGAATAAGCTAAGTAATGGAGGGATCGAGACGCTCGCAGCCAGAGACCTGGAGGTTAAAAACATGGGCATACCCAAGTGGGATGGTTCCACAAGTATTGATATGGCAATGGTGATCGGTGGTGACGGTACAGTACTTAGGTTCATACATGAGATGGGAAACCCTACGAACATGCCTATCCTACATATAGGTACCGGCCGAGTTAATTACTTAAGTGATGTAAGCGCCAGGGAACTGCCCCAGGTACTGGATAAGATAATAAAGGGTGAGTATATAATTGAGGAGAGGATCACCCTAAAGGCCATCTCTGCTGATTTCGAGTGCGTGGCCTTGAATGAGGTTTTAGTTAAGGGTGTCGATCCAGGGCATTTGATAAACGTGACTGTCGTTGAGGACAGTGGTGAGGAAATAATGAGAGCTAGAATGGATGGAGTCATAATAGCCACACCAACTGGCTCAACGGCATACGCACTGGCTGCTGGAGGCCCAGTCATTGACAATAGGTTAACAACGAAATTAATAGTACCCCTTGCGCCATTCTCCAGGGCTTTAGTTCCCATTGTCCACCCATTCGACATACCCATTAAGGTATTGACAAGTGAGGTGGCGCACATTCTTTGCGACGGCACAGTAGCGCAAAGAGGTGCTGAAATACGCATTATGCCTTGCGATAGACGGATAAAGTTTGTTAGGACCCGCCAATATCGTATGTATGACAGGTTATTAAGGAGGTTATTCATACCATGA
- a CDS encoding 50S ribosomal protein L21e yields MHRTHGLRYKSRKLLTKKPREKGRPGISKWLYEYRVGDKVIINIDPTFITTAPHRRYQGKVGTIIGKRGKAYEIEIYVGSKRKIIITTPDHILPFNAQSVGTKPSAS; encoded by the coding sequence GTGCACCGAACACATGGCCTACGCTACAAATCAAGGAAGCTACTCACAAAGAAACCAAGGGAGAAGGGCAGACCGGGTATTTCTAAGTGGCTTTACGAATACAGGGTAGGTGATAAGGTAATCATTAATATAGACCCAACATTCATAACCACTGCACCACATAGGAGATACCAGGGAAAAGTGGGCACCATAATTGGAAAGAGGGGTAAGGCGTACGAAATAGAGATCTATGTAGGCAGCAAGAGAAAGATCATAATAACAACTCCTGATCATATCTTACCATTCAATGCGCAATCAGTTGGGACGAAACCATCAGCCTCGTAA
- a CDS encoding bifunctional nuclease family protein — protein sequence MVREESSGNSKYLKADLLDVIEIPEEGVAVMLFTTEEWDEKVLPIRIDITASFSIKKALGLVSFHRPLTHDLLVELVNRLDITVERITIDAMIDGVYLSTIFIKDNRTNETFQLDARPSDATAIAVRLGAPIYVADHLIAYAEPLENYRELRARYGFSFNKNL from the coding sequence ATGGTTAGGGAGGAGAGTTCGGGTAATTCAAAGTACTTAAAGGCTGATCTTTTGGATGTAATTGAGATACCGGAGGAGGGCGTTGCAGTCATGCTATTCACAACTGAGGAGTGGGATGAAAAGGTTTTACCCATTAGAATTGACATAACAGCATCATTCTCAATAAAGAAGGCCCTAGGTCTAGTTTCATTTCATAGACCACTAACGCATGACCTGCTTGTTGAACTTGTTAACAGGCTTGATATAACCGTTGAGAGAATCACCATAGATGCCATGATTGATGGTGTTTACCTATCAACAATATTCATTAAGGACAATAGGACAAACGAGACATTCCAACTGGACGCGAGACCGAGTGACGCCACGGCAATAGCCGTGAGACTGGGCGCACCAATATACGTGGCTGACCACCTAATAGCATACGCAGAACCACTCGAAAACTATAGAGAATTGAGGGCTAGGTACGGCTTCAGCTTCAACAAGAACCTTTGA